From the genome of Patescibacteria group bacterium:
AGTACATTCGTGATAAAACCAAAAAGGCCGACAAGAATCCAAGGAAAAATTAAATAAAAAAATAATTCTTTCATTCCACGCTCCTTTAAAGAACAGATTTTAATCTATTATTAGTATACACTCAAATCAATAGTTTGTCAAATATTTTGGGGTGCCCAACGGGAATTGAACCCGTATAGCTGGTTCCACAAACCAGAACTTTAACCATTAAGCTATGGGCACCATATATTATAAACTCGAGATATAATCTTCCATTCTTTTTCTTAAATAACCTCTGCCAAAACCTGTTTTTAGTTGTTTTTCTCTGTCTTGGGAGTCTTTTTTAGACAAACAAACCTCACTATATACAAATGTCCAGT
Proteins encoded in this window:
- a CDS encoding GIY-YIG nuclease family protein, translated to MFWYTYVLYSKNLDKFYIGCTNNLKRRLAEHRRNKTHTTKRMKDWTFVYSEVCLSKKDSQDREKQLKTGFGRGYLRKRMEDYISSL